AAAAGTAAGCTATGAGTTAATTGTTGCACTACTTTAATAACTCTGTAATCTCAATGTAGCTTAGTGGTAATGCTGATCTGAAGAACCTCTTCGAGGGACTGAGCATGACGCGCGCCTCGTTGCTACAGGTGTTCAAGCGACATGGGCTAGAGCCAATCGATCCCATCAAGCAGAAGTTTAATCCCAATATGCACGAAGCGCTGTTCCAAAAAGAGGACTCCACAGTGGAACCCAATACCGTGGTGGAGGTGACCAAACTAGGCTATACGCTGCACGAGCGTTGCATACGTCCCGCCCTCGTCGGTGTGTCCAAATGAGGAGAGGCCAACTCGTCATTTACATAGCCTAGCCCTAGCCCATATGTTTGCAAAATTCGCTTATGCtgcaaaatttatgttatgttaacTATGTAAATACtaatacatacacaaacaGATTTATGTAAATTCCCCCGTGTACAGGGAATAAGCATTAGGAAGAGAGATTCCAGTAGATGGAAGTAGAGTCGTTCCCTAGTTTTTAAGTACTCTGCAGCCGTCGGGATGCAAGAACATTTCTACCACGAACCTTGCCCTGGCTGGCCAATTAAGGTCTTTATAcgataataaaatgtttagttTGTTTTCGAGTCGTGCGTGTTCGCTGTGATTTATTACAGTCCTTGGCCATAGCTCATTGAAAATCATCTCATTTCTCGAAACATAAGAAATACGATAGCTCTGGGAAAGCGTTTATTATGCAGGTGAATGCAGGTAACTAAATTGAATGCACTCAGTTCAATGGAAATGCGAGATTTCGAATTTTCCAAAGGCACAGCAGGTAGTCACGGACTCGCCTCGCCTCAAATATTCGTGGAAACGTGTTGAACAATTTTCCATTGAAACGGGCTTAAAACTGCAACCAAAGTCGTTGTGGAAGGAGTGTGCTGAGAGTGCTCATCAGTTGTCCTTTTAACCTCGAATAGTTCGCTATGCTTGCTTGTTACTTGAAGTTTCTGCTGCCGTTCGCTCTGCTGCACAGCGTCGTAGGACGCGTGCTAATGATGCCCAAATTCTATGGTCAAGACAGTGCAATAATTGTTGATACGGACAAAGCCGGACTACAGTCAAAGTTAAATCCCAAGTTACAGAATGCTTTCTACTACAACATTCCTGTCTACAAGTTCTTTAAACCGGGTGCAATGATgccaacaacgacgacgacgaccacAACGACACCAGCTCCCATCATGTCGATGGATGAATATCCAAGCGATTTGCTGTACATTGCACGCAATAAACTGGGCCTAAAGCGCATGGATCAGTTGCCTAGTCTCAGTGAACTTGGCGAATTACTGGGCACCGGCAACGCTGAGGATACCATTAAATACATACGGGCGCTATCCTCCAACGATCAGGGTATCTCGCTTATGAAAGCGTATTTGGGTGCGCTGGACTATGATCAATCTGGAGGAGAGGAGGACGAATCCGAGGTAGAAACGCAGCGCAAATACAATGAAGATGACAATGACACCGACAACAACTCGGAAGTTGAAGCTGATTATGCTGAAGTGCCGTTGCAGCAACCAAAACTGGAGCGTGAGGAGAGCAGTCTGATGCAACGTGTCAATGAACTCATGCAGCAATATGGGATGTGGTCCGaggagacaacaacaacaacaacaacgacaaccaaATCTCCAACTATTGTGCCCCACAAGCcgacgctacgtccgttgcCTTATCATTATCCCATTCCATTGCGTGCCGCAACCTCAAGTGTGAGGATTCCAAGCACCACCACAAGCACGACTACAGCGACGCCACAAGCGCCAATGCCACCGCATCTCAACTCGCCCAAGGTGTCGCCCACAGCCTCCTCTTCCTCCGTACCTGTTGCGCCTCATATTCAACAGCTTGCCCAGATTGCCAACATCCCGCCTGCTGTGTTGGATACGTTTCTACAGCAGCAACCCAAGCTAGCCGAGTTGGCCAAGCGAGTGAGCCGCCTGCCTCTGGTGCAACAGCATAGCAAAGCAATTGATGGACAACTCCTGGTGGCTGTGAAAAAAGCGCTTTCGCAGGATGAGaccagttcagttcagttccggataaaatatgtttactaATTAATCACTTATCGATAATTTTTGACTACACTACTGAACAATGGTCATTCACAACGAAATGCAAAGACTTTCAACGTAAATGAATTTTAAGCTGAGATGGCGggaacaaaatattttcagtttgcaAACAGGAATTACTGTATACCATGCAAATCGGAAAcctataaatttaaaaatggaaatggaacactttatttgtatcttattttttatattactcATGAGTTTTCGATTTCTTTGCCCATCCATAATCATCGCAACAATAGATTACCTATAATTGAATACACTTATTTTTGAGGCCTCCTTTTTGAATATGTATatctaatatttttaaattagtcATTGGAACCATCATCATTGGTAGATGAGATTATCAGTGCTTATGTGCAGGCGATATCACAGCAGTAACAAACATTTCAAACAACTAATAGTAAATCAACTAGTCGGCAGAATCTGATAGTATAACTGAGTTATAACTCAAAAAACATAACATACGGTCGTTGCATGAATGTGTGGTTGTAACtgagttt
This is a stretch of genomic DNA from Drosophila albomicans strain 15112-1751.03 chromosome 3, ASM965048v2, whole genome shotgun sequence. It encodes these proteins:
- the LOC117566747 gene encoding PH domain-containing protein DDB_G0287875; amino-acid sequence: MLACYLKFLLPFALLHSVVGRVLMMPKFYGQDSAIIVDTDKAGLQSKLNPKLQNAFYYNIPVYKFFKPGAMMPTTTTTTTTTPAPIMSMDEYPSDLLYIARNKLGLKRMDQLPSLSELGELLGTGNAEDTIKYIRALSSNDQGISLMKAYLGALDYDQSGGEEDESEVETQRKYNEDDNDTDNNSEVEADYAEVPLQQPKLEREESSLMQRVNELMQQYGMWSEETTTTTTTTTKSPTIVPHKPTLRPLPYHYPIPLRAATSSVRIPSTTTSTTTATPQAPMPPHLNSPKVSPTASSSSVPVAPHIQQLAQIANIPPAVLDTFLQQQPKLAELAKRVSRLPLVQQHSKAIDGQLLVAVKKALSQDE